One genomic segment of Paraburkholderia aromaticivorans includes these proteins:
- the rbsK gene encoding ribokinase: MKVSKETKQGRVLVVGSINTDLVARAPHLPRPGETIGGHEFSQVAGGKGGNQAVAAARIGAQVAMVGCVGSDANGAQRVKDLEAEGIDCSGVEVHPTQPTGVAMVTVSDDGQNTIVVVAGSNGELTPQGVARHEAAIKACDVVVCQLETPWDSVHATLALARRLGKITVLNPAPATGPLPAEWLPLVDYLVPNEVEAAILAGLPVESQSGARRAATELQRGGARNVIVTLGAQGAYLLVEGGEGMHFPAPQVQAVDTTAAGDTFIGVFAAQLAARQPLEGAINLAQRAASISVTRAGAQPSIPTRAEVESAA; the protein is encoded by the coding sequence ATGAAAGTGTCGAAAGAAACGAAGCAGGGCCGCGTTCTGGTAGTGGGCAGCATCAATACGGATCTCGTCGCGCGGGCGCCGCATTTGCCGCGCCCAGGCGAGACCATTGGCGGGCACGAGTTCTCCCAGGTTGCCGGCGGCAAGGGCGGGAATCAGGCTGTCGCGGCCGCGCGCATCGGCGCGCAGGTGGCCATGGTCGGCTGCGTCGGAAGCGACGCGAACGGCGCGCAACGGGTCAAGGACCTGGAAGCGGAAGGTATCGACTGCAGCGGGGTCGAGGTCCATCCGACCCAGCCGACCGGCGTCGCCATGGTGACGGTGTCGGACGACGGTCAGAATACGATCGTCGTGGTCGCAGGCAGTAACGGCGAACTCACGCCGCAGGGCGTGGCTCGCCACGAGGCTGCGATCAAGGCCTGCGATGTCGTGGTTTGCCAGCTCGAGACGCCGTGGGATTCGGTTCATGCAACGCTCGCGCTGGCTCGCAGGCTGGGCAAGATCACCGTGCTGAACCCGGCGCCGGCAACGGGGCCGCTGCCGGCGGAGTGGCTGCCGCTCGTCGACTACCTCGTGCCGAATGAGGTCGAGGCCGCGATTCTGGCCGGCCTGCCGGTCGAATCGCAAAGCGGTGCGCGGCGCGCGGCAACGGAGTTGCAACGAGGCGGCGCGCGCAATGTGATCGTCACGCTCGGCGCGCAGGGCGCCTATCTTCTGGTGGAAGGCGGTGAAGGTATGCATTTCCCCGCGCCGCAAGTGCAAGCGGTCGACACCACGGCTGCTGGCGACACCTTTATCGGTGTTTTCGCCGCACAACTCGCTGCGCGGCAGCCGCTGGAAGGCGCGATCAATCTCGCACAGCGCGCGGCGTCGATTTCCGTGACGCGCGCCGGCGCGCAGCCTTCGATACCGACTCGCGCGGAAGTCGAAAGCGCGGCCTGA
- a CDS encoding ABC transporter permease: MTVETSLPTLQNEPPKNAKPLGARLGVSNYLGLLGALLGMIVLFSLLSSHFLTYDTFSTIANQIPDLVVMSIGMTFVLVIAGIDLSVGSVLALGAALTSVAALQWHWAALPAALLGMAGATLTGCVTGAITVAWRIPSFIVSLGVLEAARGLAYQLTNSRTAYIGDAFDFLSNPIAFGISPAFIIAIAVMVAAQFVLTRTVFGRYLVGIGTNEEAVRLAGVNPRPYKIAVFAMMGLLAGLASLFQISRLEAADPNAGQGIELQVIAAVVIGGTSLMGGRGSVTSTFFGVLIISVLAAGLAQIGATEPTKRIITGAVIVVAVVLDTYRSRRRAA; encoded by the coding sequence ATGACCGTGGAAACCAGCCTGCCTACCTTGCAGAACGAACCGCCAAAAAATGCGAAGCCGCTCGGCGCGCGCCTCGGAGTGTCGAACTACCTCGGACTGCTCGGTGCGCTCCTTGGGATGATCGTGCTGTTCTCGCTGCTGAGTTCGCACTTCCTCACCTACGACACGTTCAGCACGATCGCGAATCAGATTCCCGATCTCGTCGTGATGTCGATCGGCATGACCTTCGTACTGGTCATTGCCGGCATCGACCTGTCGGTCGGCTCGGTGCTGGCGCTCGGCGCGGCGCTCACGAGCGTCGCGGCCTTGCAGTGGCATTGGGCGGCGTTGCCCGCGGCCTTGCTCGGCATGGCGGGTGCGACGCTGACAGGCTGTGTGACCGGCGCGATAACGGTGGCCTGGCGAATTCCGTCGTTCATCGTGTCGCTCGGCGTGCTGGAAGCGGCGCGTGGTCTCGCGTATCAGCTGACCAACTCGCGCACGGCCTATATCGGCGACGCGTTCGATTTTCTCTCCAACCCCATCGCGTTCGGCATCTCGCCGGCGTTCATCATTGCCATTGCCGTGATGGTCGCGGCGCAGTTCGTGTTGACGCGCACGGTCTTCGGCCGCTATCTGGTCGGCATCGGTACGAATGAGGAGGCGGTGCGCCTTGCGGGCGTCAATCCGCGGCCCTACAAGATAGCCGTATTCGCGATGATGGGTCTGCTGGCCGGTCTTGCTTCGCTGTTCCAGATCTCGCGGCTCGAAGCCGCGGACCCGAATGCCGGGCAGGGTATCGAATTGCAGGTGATCGCGGCTGTGGTGATCGGCGGAACGAGTCTGATGGGCGGGCGCGGGTCGGTGACGAGCACGTTCTTTGGGGTGTTGATCATTTCGGTGCTGGCCGCGGGGCTCGCTCAGATCGGCGCGACCGAGCCGACCAAGCGCATCATTACGGGAGCTGTCATTGTCGTGGCTGTCGTGCTGGATACTTATCGAAGCCGGCGTCGCGCCGCATAA
- a CDS encoding sugar ABC transporter ATP-binding protein has translation MSTPIPSLADAPPVLRVQGIGKTYAEPVLADVSLELRAGEVLALTGENGAGKSTLSKIIGGLVTPTTGSMTLGGAAYAPESRKDAEALGVRMVMQELNLLPTLTVAENLFLNRLPRRGMFGWIDRATLRENARHAMAQVGLDAIDPDTLVGTLGIGHQQMVEIARNLIGDCRVLILDEPTAMLTAREVDLLFEQVERLKARGVALVYISHRLEELKRIARRAAVLRDGRLVHVDEMANLTTDRLVTLMVGRDIGDRIDLGERRIGEVAFKVSGMTREPVVREVSFEVKSGEIFGISGLIGAGRTELMRLIYGADRADAGTVSIGRQGGAPEPVAIASPADAVNHGIALITEDRKGEGLLLTQPIAANISLGHLRAVSSKGVVDGRREAALAHRQIDAMRIRSAGPSQPVSELSGGNQQKVVIGRWLARDCTVLLFDEPTRGIDVGAKFDIYALMGALAREGRALVVVSSDLRELMAICDRIGVMSAGRMTGLFERGNWTQDALLAAAFAGYAKREDLLHAPIEPDAKAPDESKFVEH, from the coding sequence ATGTCCACTCCCATTCCCTCCCTTGCCGATGCCCCGCCTGTATTGCGTGTTCAGGGCATTGGCAAGACCTACGCCGAGCCCGTGCTCGCCGACGTATCGCTGGAATTGCGCGCGGGCGAAGTGCTGGCCCTGACCGGTGAAAACGGCGCGGGCAAGAGCACCTTGTCCAAAATCATAGGCGGCCTCGTCACGCCGACTACCGGCTCGATGACCCTGGGCGGCGCGGCCTATGCGCCGGAGAGCCGCAAGGACGCCGAGGCGCTCGGCGTGCGCATGGTCATGCAGGAGTTGAACCTGCTGCCGACCCTCACGGTGGCGGAAAATCTCTTTCTGAACCGTTTGCCGCGGCGCGGCATGTTCGGCTGGATCGACCGCGCCACTCTGCGCGAGAACGCGCGGCACGCAATGGCGCAAGTCGGGCTCGACGCGATCGATCCCGACACGCTGGTCGGCACGCTCGGTATCGGGCATCAGCAGATGGTCGAGATCGCGCGGAATCTGATCGGCGACTGCCGCGTGCTGATTCTCGACGAACCGACCGCGATGCTGACCGCTCGCGAAGTCGATCTGCTGTTCGAACAGGTCGAGCGGCTCAAGGCGCGCGGCGTCGCGCTGGTGTACATCTCGCACCGGCTGGAAGAATTGAAACGAATCGCACGGCGCGCTGCCGTGCTGCGCGACGGCCGCCTCGTGCATGTCGACGAGATGGCCAATCTCACCACCGATCGTCTCGTGACGCTGATGGTGGGGCGCGATATCGGCGACAGAATCGATCTCGGCGAGCGGCGTATCGGCGAGGTGGCGTTCAAGGTCAGTGGCATGACGCGCGAGCCGGTGGTGCGCGAGGTGTCCTTCGAGGTCAAGTCCGGCGAGATTTTCGGCATCAGCGGGCTGATCGGCGCAGGCCGCACGGAGCTGATGCGGCTCATTTACGGCGCGGACCGCGCGGACGCCGGCACGGTGTCGATCGGGCGTCAAGGTGGCGCGCCCGAGCCCGTGGCGATCGCCTCGCCGGCTGACGCCGTGAACCACGGCATCGCGCTGATCACCGAAGATCGCAAAGGCGAGGGACTGTTGCTGACCCAACCGATCGCCGCCAATATTTCGCTCGGCCACCTGCGCGCGGTGTCGAGCAAGGGCGTGGTGGACGGCCGTCGCGAGGCGGCATTGGCGCACCGGCAGATCGACGCCATGCGCATCCGCAGCGCCGGGCCGTCGCAGCCGGTGTCGGAGCTGTCGGGCGGCAACCAGCAGAAGGTGGTGATCGGCCGGTGGCTCGCGCGCGACTGCACGGTGCTGCTGTTCGACGAACCCACGCGCGGCATCGACGTCGGCGCCAAGTTCGATATTTATGCATTGATGGGCGCGCTGGCTCGCGAAGGTCGGGCTCTCGTGGTCGTATCGAGCGATCTGCGCGAATTGATGGCGATTTGCGACCGGATCGGGGTGATGTCGGCGGGGCGGATGACCGGCCTGTTCGAGCGCGGCAACTGGACTCAGGACGCGCTGCTGGCCGCGGCGTTCGCGGGCTACGCGAAGCGCGAGGACCTGTTGCACGCGCCGATCGAACCCGACGCCAAAGCGCCCGACGAAAGTAAATTTGTGGAGCATTGA
- a CDS encoding sugar ABC transporter substrate-binding protein — MIRHFLPARRRAIAAGAAFLAVSILPMPAAFAQAAHKPKVALVMKSLANEFFLTMETGAKDYQKQNPAKFDLVTNGIKDETDTANQIRIVEQMIVSKVDALVIAPADSKALVPVLKKAVDAGIIVVNIDNKLDPDVLKSKDLNIPFVGPDNAKGAQKVGDYLAKHLKSGDNVGIIEGVSTTTNAQQRTAGFKQAMASGGMKVVSLQSGEWEIDKGNAVASQILNANPDVKALLCGNDNMAIGAVSAVRAAGKAGKVQVVGYDDINAIKPMLADGRVLATANQYAAKQAVFGIDTALKALSAHKKQSELSGVVETPVDLVTK, encoded by the coding sequence ATGATTCGCCATTTCCTCCCCGCGCGGCGTCGCGCCATCGCAGCCGGCGCAGCCTTCCTCGCCGTGTCGATTCTGCCGATGCCGGCGGCCTTCGCCCAGGCCGCCCATAAACCGAAAGTCGCGCTTGTCATGAAGTCGCTGGCGAACGAATTCTTCCTGACCATGGAAACGGGTGCCAAGGATTATCAGAAGCAGAATCCGGCGAAGTTCGACCTGGTCACCAACGGCATCAAGGACGAGACGGACACCGCGAACCAGATTCGTATCGTCGAGCAGATGATCGTCTCGAAGGTGGACGCGCTGGTGATCGCGCCGGCCGACTCCAAGGCGCTGGTGCCGGTCCTGAAGAAAGCGGTCGACGCCGGCATCATCGTGGTCAATATCGACAACAAGCTGGACCCGGACGTCCTCAAGTCGAAAGACCTGAATATCCCGTTCGTCGGGCCGGATAACGCGAAGGGCGCACAAAAGGTGGGCGACTACCTGGCCAAGCACCTGAAGTCGGGCGACAACGTCGGCATTATCGAAGGCGTCTCGACCACCACCAATGCGCAGCAACGCACGGCCGGCTTCAAGCAGGCCATGGCGTCGGGCGGCATGAAGGTCGTCTCGCTGCAATCGGGCGAATGGGAAATCGACAAGGGCAACGCCGTGGCGAGCCAGATCCTCAACGCGAACCCGGACGTCAAGGCATTGCTGTGCGGCAACGACAACATGGCGATCGGCGCCGTGTCGGCGGTGCGCGCGGCAGGCAAGGCCGGCAAGGTGCAGGTGGTGGGCTACGACGACATCAACGCGATCAAGCCCATGCTCGCCGACGGCCGTGTTCTCGCCACCGCCAATCAGTACGCCGCCAAACAGGCCGTGTTCGGTATCGACACGGCTTTGAAGGCACTCTCCGCACACAAGAAACAGTCTGAATTGTCCGGCGTCGTCGAAACGCCTGTCGATCTGGTCACCAAGTAA
- a CDS encoding LysR family transcriptional regulator, translating into MEHVDWDDLRILVAIAREGTMRSAAAACDLSAPTLSRRLTELERRLGEPLIDRVPSGCTVTAFGARVRAWAEQMEDLAHQIERAADVNGGAAAHGTVRINAVEWPSYILLKLLGSFQDRLPGLAIEVLTSRRPYSLARREADIALWSECPEEGDLYVRRIGRIRFGLFGSRDYYLRHRAAIVKKEWDKLSFVGYDDRQPDHPATQWLKTLPGAPAPSLRSSYGMGVFDGVLGGSGLGVLAQLAGDTTSDLVCVEKHIKALDQDVWMVLHPALRDSERIRTVANLIAEIFR; encoded by the coding sequence ATGGAACACGTCGACTGGGACGACCTTCGAATTCTGGTGGCCATCGCCCGTGAGGGAACGATGCGATCGGCCGCGGCGGCCTGCGATCTGAGCGCGCCCACCCTGTCGCGCCGCCTCACCGAGCTGGAAAGACGGCTGGGCGAACCGCTCATCGACCGGGTGCCGTCGGGCTGCACGGTGACTGCGTTCGGCGCCCGGGTGCGGGCCTGGGCGGAGCAGATGGAGGACCTCGCTCATCAGATCGAACGCGCCGCGGACGTGAACGGCGGCGCGGCCGCGCACGGCACGGTGCGGATCAACGCCGTCGAATGGCCGTCGTATATTTTGCTGAAGCTGCTCGGCTCGTTTCAGGACCGACTGCCCGGGCTCGCGATCGAAGTGCTCACTTCGCGCCGTCCCTATAGCCTCGCACGGCGCGAGGCGGACATCGCGCTGTGGTCCGAGTGCCCTGAAGAAGGCGACCTGTACGTTCGGCGGATCGGGCGAATCCGCTTCGGGCTGTTCGGCTCGCGCGACTACTACCTGCGCCACCGGGCGGCGATCGTGAAGAAAGAATGGGACAAGCTGTCGTTCGTCGGTTACGACGACCGGCAGCCCGATCACCCGGCCACGCAGTGGCTAAAAACGCTGCCGGGCGCGCCGGCGCCGTCGCTTCGCAGCAGCTACGGCATGGGCGTATTCGATGGCGTGCTGGGCGGCTCCGGGCTCGGCGTCCTCGCCCAGTTGGCCGGCGACACGACGAGCGACCTCGTCTGCGTGGAGAAGCATATCAAGGCGCTCGATCAGGACGTGTGGATGGTGCTCCATCCGGCTTTGCGCGACAGCGAGCGGATCCGGACCGTGGCGAACCTGATTGCCGAGATCTTCCGCTAG
- a CDS encoding nitrilase-related carbon-nitrogen hydrolase — protein sequence MSCSAVASLRVAAIPLVSRPGDPPHDVARIVDGLALAARDDIALALFPEVCLDSHGSMAKLHRADLDALAEPLDGPSISAVADAVERLGVAAGVGFVERAAGGRLFNSYAVCLPDGARHCHRKLHAFGHRRISNGDRFTVFDTAWGVRVGILIGDDNSLVENARMTALMGATLLLAPHRSAGVKRGGDRSTQPVPMEQSLRCWLPARAADNGMFVVSSEGGETDGRERSGGAGMIVDPYGRVLAASRAADALIAADLEMGLIDESAGQQWLMARRPELYGLLTRSGHHATDFEPRRAASRGAVAISFAQVGRDRPIR from the coding sequence ATGTCTTGTTCCGCTGTTGCATCGCTTCGGGTTGCGGCCATTCCGCTCGTTTCACGGCCCGGCGACCCGCCCCACGACGTCGCGCGCATTGTGGACGGGCTGGCGCTTGCCGCTCGGGACGATATCGCGCTCGCGTTATTTCCGGAGGTGTGTCTCGATAGCCACGGCAGCATGGCGAAGCTTCATCGCGCCGATCTCGATGCGCTCGCCGAACCGCTTGACGGACCGTCGATCAGCGCGGTTGCCGACGCAGTCGAACGCCTTGGCGTGGCGGCTGGCGTCGGCTTTGTCGAGCGAGCCGCAGGCGGACGCTTGTTCAACAGCTACGCCGTTTGCCTGCCCGACGGGGCGCGGCATTGCCACCGCAAGCTGCATGCGTTCGGGCATCGGCGGATCAGCAACGGCGACCGGTTCACCGTCTTCGATACGGCGTGGGGCGTTCGCGTCGGCATTCTGATCGGCGACGACAATAGTCTGGTCGAGAACGCGCGTATGACGGCGCTCATGGGCGCGACGCTGCTGCTCGCCCCGCATCGCAGCGCCGGCGTGAAGCGTGGCGGCGATCGCTCGACGCAGCCGGTGCCGATGGAACAGTCGCTGCGATGCTGGCTGCCGGCGCGCGCAGCCGACAACGGCATGTTCGTCGTCTCCAGCGAAGGCGGGGAAACCGACGGCCGCGAACGGTCGGGCGGGGCGGGGATGATCGTCGATCCATACGGCCGCGTGCTTGCCGCGAGCCGTGCGGCGGACGCGCTCATTGCCGCCGATCTGGAGATGGGCTTGATCGATGAAAGCGCCGGGCAGCAATGGCTGATGGCCCGTCGCCCGGAACTCTACGGCTTGCTGACCCGATCCGGCCATCATGCGACGGATTTCGAGCCACGCCGCGCCGCTTCCCGAGGCGCAGTCGCGATCAGTTTTGCGCAGGTCGGGCGCGATCGACCGATACGGTAG
- a CDS encoding LysR family transcriptional regulator, whose protein sequence is MELKLLRAFLTVTELRHFGHAAEALCVSQPALSKQIVALEASLGARLFERGRHGAELTVFGEAFLADAEALVRDADNILARAREASSGTRGYLRVGLGLSTLTEAPQLIARFRKLHPAVSVTLNDLSSAEQSRRLLTGKLDIGFLRLPADAGLSTLPILDEALALAIPQHARWKRVPSNLKELNELGFIALSRGRGPGLAAQIDHWCGEHGFVPKVIQQADDIQTVLAGVAAGVGAAFLPSRAQYLLRDARVLPLRDAAGRWRVGLAWHATRDDPAVARFVAFVRAAKKSLRANSTHQRDPNS, encoded by the coding sequence ATGGAACTCAAATTATTGCGCGCCTTTCTGACCGTCACCGAACTCCGGCATTTCGGTCATGCGGCGGAGGCGCTTTGCGTCAGCCAGCCCGCGCTGAGCAAGCAGATCGTGGCACTGGAAGCGAGCCTTGGCGCGCGGCTGTTCGAGCGCGGCCGGCACGGCGCGGAACTGACGGTATTCGGCGAAGCGTTTCTTGCCGACGCCGAAGCGCTGGTCCGTGACGCGGACAATATCCTTGCGCGTGCCCGCGAAGCGAGCAGTGGAACGCGCGGCTATCTGCGCGTCGGTCTCGGACTCTCGACCCTGACCGAGGCGCCGCAACTGATTGCCCGATTCCGCAAGCTGCATCCCGCTGTCAGCGTCACGCTCAACGATCTTTCTTCGGCGGAACAAAGCCGGCGGCTTCTCACCGGCAAGCTCGACATCGGGTTCCTGCGCTTGCCGGCTGACGCCGGCCTGTCCACGTTGCCGATTCTCGACGAGGCACTGGCATTGGCGATACCGCAGCACGCGCGCTGGAAACGCGTTCCGTCGAATCTGAAGGAATTGAACGAGCTCGGGTTCATTGCGCTGTCACGCGGACGCGGCCCGGGACTGGCAGCGCAAATCGATCACTGGTGCGGTGAACATGGCTTCGTGCCCAAAGTGATCCAGCAAGCCGACGACATTCAGACCGTGCTGGCCGGCGTGGCGGCGGGTGTCGGCGCGGCGTTCCTGCCCTCGCGGGCGCAATACCTGTTGCGCGACGCAAGGGTGCTGCCGCTGCGCGACGCCGCCGGCCGGTGGCGAGTCGGACTGGCGTGGCATGCCACACGTGACGATCCGGCGGTGGCCCGATTCGTCGCATTCGTTCGCGCGGCGAAGAAATCCCTGCGCGCGAACTCCACCCACCAGCGCGATCCCAACTCATAG
- a CDS encoding phytanoyl-CoA dioxygenase family protein, whose protein sequence is MDRIEPDDATPAVVVEALTRGPGAICLRGLFSESQVAEARRVVMAHSEDRAQTVTHFQGQAAQEQRLHLQRRVWNLLAKGDVFSEMSEQPVIVEAMRRFLGDDFIMGSIAANRILPGGPGQEPHIDYPYWDYHMPDTFPLGINTSFPLNAQVTIPLDPFTAETGATAFVPHTQHELRYPADGDRFFERCQRMTAEPGDAVVFFGATWHCAMPNRSAQDRSAVLIQYLPKFVKPMEDLRAMVGEDFVKRASPTMRQLLGLNFPYPQNLDEIAVATNAEGRTNAMR, encoded by the coding sequence GTGGACAGGATCGAACCAGACGACGCCACACCGGCCGTGGTGGTCGAGGCACTGACGCGCGGCCCCGGCGCGATCTGCCTGCGCGGGTTGTTCAGCGAGAGCCAGGTTGCCGAAGCACGCCGCGTGGTGATGGCCCATTCGGAAGACCGCGCGCAAACCGTCACGCATTTCCAGGGACAGGCGGCGCAGGAGCAGCGGCTTCACCTGCAGCGGCGCGTGTGGAATCTGCTCGCCAAGGGCGACGTATTCTCCGAGATGTCGGAGCAGCCTGTGATCGTCGAGGCGATGCGGCGCTTTCTCGGCGACGACTTCATCATGGGCTCGATCGCGGCCAACCGTATTCTGCCCGGCGGGCCCGGCCAGGAACCGCACATCGATTACCCGTACTGGGACTACCACATGCCGGACACGTTTCCGCTTGGCATCAACACGTCGTTTCCGCTCAATGCGCAGGTGACGATTCCGCTCGATCCCTTTACGGCCGAGACAGGCGCGACGGCCTTCGTGCCGCACACCCAGCACGAACTGCGCTATCCGGCTGACGGCGACCGGTTCTTCGAGCGCTGCCAACGCATGACGGCCGAGCCGGGCGACGCCGTCGTGTTCTTCGGCGCGACGTGGCATTGCGCGATGCCCAATCGCAGCGCGCAGGACCGCAGCGCCGTGCTGATCCAGTACCTGCCGAAGTTCGTGAAGCCGATGGAAGACCTGCGCGCGATGGTGGGCGAAGACTTCGTCAAGCGAGCGAGCCCGACGATGCGTCAGCTGCTTGGCCTGAATTTTCCCTACCCGCAGAACCTCGACGAGATTGCCGTGGCGACCAACGCCGAGGGCCGCACGAACGCGATGCGTTGA
- a CDS encoding isocitrate lyase/PEP mutase family protein, producing the protein MSRTVVEKRAAFKALHSSGCFVLPNPWDAGSARYLQTLGFQALATTSSGFAWSTGHADNTLPREAILVHLREMVEATDLPVNADFENGFGRDPAEVAESVRLAVDTGVAGLSIEDSTGEADAPLFSIDVAVERIAAARRAIDATGGETLLIGRAENFLAGAPDLDDTIARLKAYAAAGADCLYAPGIQTREQIEAVVAAVAPKPVNLLIGSTSAFTLKDVAALGVRRISVGGALARAAWGGFMQAAQSLVQGRFDGFAGAASGSQLNDLFRDRT; encoded by the coding sequence ATGTCCCGCACCGTAGTCGAGAAACGCGCCGCCTTCAAGGCATTGCACAGCTCCGGTTGTTTCGTCCTGCCCAATCCATGGGATGCCGGCAGCGCGCGCTATCTGCAAACCCTCGGCTTCCAGGCGCTCGCCACGACCAGTTCCGGCTTCGCATGGTCAACCGGTCACGCCGACAACACATTGCCGCGCGAGGCCATCCTCGTGCACTTGCGCGAGATGGTCGAAGCAACGGATCTGCCGGTCAACGCGGACTTCGAGAACGGCTTCGGCCGCGATCCGGCCGAAGTCGCTGAAAGCGTCAGGCTGGCCGTCGACACCGGCGTTGCCGGCCTGTCGATCGAAGACTCCACCGGCGAGGCCGACGCGCCGCTGTTTTCGATCGATGTCGCCGTCGAGCGGATCGCCGCGGCGCGCCGCGCCATCGACGCGACCGGCGGCGAGACGCTGTTGATCGGCCGGGCGGAGAACTTCCTCGCCGGCGCACCCGATCTCGACGATACGATCGCGCGCCTCAAGGCCTATGCCGCGGCCGGCGCCGACTGCCTGTATGCGCCAGGCATTCAGACGCGCGAGCAGATCGAAGCGGTGGTCGCCGCCGTGGCGCCGAAGCCCGTCAACCTGCTGATCGGTTCGACATCGGCATTCACGCTCAAGGACGTGGCCGCGCTCGGCGTACGGCGCATCAGCGTCGGCGGCGCATTGGCGCGGGCGGCATGGGGCGGGTTCATGCAGGCCGCGCAGTCGCTCGTCCAGGGACGCTTCGACGGCTTTGCCGGCGCGGCTTCCGGCTCGCAACTCAACGATCTGTTCCGGGACCGCACGTAA
- a CDS encoding patatin-like phospholipase family protein translates to MGNKTRVERQTSAADGPDAAPNIPGQIVLVFQGGGALGAYQAGVYQALHDGKVEPHWVIGTSIGAVNGAIIAGNPPENRMARLTQFWNGVACHGVEAANWLPGLATWLRDFATVTQGVPSFFTPQWQSWAGIQTRVRPDRAAFYSTGPLRETLSSLIDFDYLNQKTTRLTVGTVNVRSGRMRYFTNRDAQLDVDHVMASAAFPPGFPAVRLEGESYWDGGIYSNTPLEAVLDDRPRRDSVIFSVQLWPSSGPEPESILQVMSRQRDIQYSSRAESHLDRQKQIHRLRHVIRELGQHLPKEKRDAPEVRELLDWGCGTTMQVLELDAPAFDNDDLNRDIDFSSAGIKRRWLAGYEDTARLLKRAPWRETLDPMEGISVYRMASADSRE, encoded by the coding sequence ATGGGCAACAAGACGCGCGTCGAACGCCAGACCAGCGCAGCCGACGGGCCGGACGCCGCACCGAACATCCCCGGCCAGATCGTGCTGGTTTTCCAGGGGGGCGGCGCCCTCGGCGCCTACCAGGCGGGGGTGTATCAGGCACTTCATGACGGCAAAGTCGAACCTCACTGGGTCATCGGCACGTCGATCGGCGCGGTCAACGGCGCGATCATCGCGGGCAATCCGCCCGAGAACCGCATGGCCCGGTTGACGCAGTTCTGGAACGGCGTGGCATGTCATGGCGTCGAGGCGGCAAACTGGTTGCCCGGACTCGCGACCTGGCTGCGCGACTTCGCTACGGTCACTCAAGGTGTGCCGTCGTTTTTCACCCCGCAGTGGCAGAGCTGGGCGGGCATTCAGACCCGTGTTCGCCCCGATCGAGCGGCGTTCTATTCGACGGGACCACTGCGCGAAACATTGTCCTCGCTAATCGACTTCGACTATCTGAATCAGAAGACGACGCGGCTCACCGTCGGCACAGTCAATGTCCGCAGTGGCCGCATGCGGTACTTCACCAATCGCGACGCGCAACTGGACGTCGACCACGTGATGGCCTCCGCCGCTTTTCCACCCGGCTTCCCGGCGGTGCGGCTGGAAGGCGAATCGTACTGGGACGGCGGCATCTATTCGAACACGCCGCTCGAAGCCGTGCTCGACGACCGGCCGCGACGCGACTCGGTGATTTTTTCGGTGCAGTTGTGGCCATCTAGCGGTCCCGAGCCCGAATCGATCCTGCAAGTCATGAGCCGGCAACGCGACATTCAGTATTCGAGCCGCGCGGAGAGCCATCTCGATCGGCAGAAGCAGATTCACCGCCTTCGTCACGTGATTCGTGAACTCGGCCAGCACCTGCCCAAAGAGAAACGCGACGCGCCGGAGGTGCGGGAACTGCTCGACTGGGGCTGCGGCACGACGATGCAAGTGCTGGAACTCGATGCACCGGCATTCGATAACGACGACCTGAACCGCGACATCGATTTTTCGTCGGCGGGGATCAAGCGGCGCTGGCTCGCGGGCTATGAGGACACGGCCCGCCTGCTCAAGCGCGCGCCCTGGCGCGAAACCCTGGACCCGATGGAAGGCATCTCGGTCTATCGCATGGCCTCGGCGGACAGCCGGGAATAA